A region from the Lentimonas sp. CC4 genome encodes:
- a CDS encoding Calx-beta domain-containing protein, protein MNHLQRLFGIFIALGMLVISGNSLHADAEAEVIVEPPTILFGKIYNRAANSEVLNQGELTAQIQIEGGTSVSMATDLSDYSNGEYSYVLEIPHQALSLGLADNAQYLSLHASSSTLTLQALAVDGYTASVVTPARSTIELSQEDRGRVLRLDLEVSLPEQDFDDDGIPDWWEDVHGLDKQFAGDATGDGDDDGLNNLAEYLRGTDPNRSDLKPSILTSELVAYASGTSIMLLQSADVDTEPENLTYQFTSMPASGILARWDPTSRILTALEAGAQMTQAQISQGQLRFKLEDAAENPVERFSIALSDGSAAYAATTAEIAIYITEPVDPEASLKPLESIRADLSADVAAGVMALDLGRSTTASSLDLSAETDSIVPEGEVIGAPFAFVLISGSPAADLTGSPLSDFIVASQSASGSYSGGAGSDTFYFLAAKEQQTVEDFSIAEGDVLDFSGLLVEPSSQLFDYLTVTLVGDDTQLNVYAGGTQAGLPDLTINLPNQHLAQSDLVELYYNGQLASGDVALDPRISIAAVKNAEEKNESSGSFVLTREGDLSSELTTNITLSGTASNGSDFRTILPTVIFGANESEATLSVSPFADGITEPTEKLIVTLTPNAGYTLGEASSAEIEIRDQLPELYFEVLASKAVADPIQPGLLLLHRTSSLGASLFVPLEITGSASNGVDYTYVSPFIEFSPGVSVKPIQFIPSAHLAALPDSFVKTIRVAVKEGATYDVVGDSEKLYLIKEQMTFAEWTISRQSGEAVAAAFVASPSAPTDGDATLLHYALAGDMNTEPKSEDLAANLTLLGDYVEISYRRNLLASDVVATVEYMLPGGDWVDAGSKFVLSDEDGSDPSVMVYRSSMKYTEQDVMLVRIRVDINE, encoded by the coding sequence ATGAATCACTTACAAAGACTGTTCGGTATTTTTATCGCCCTGGGTATGCTTGTCATCTCCGGCAATTCCCTGCATGCCGATGCTGAGGCCGAGGTGATTGTCGAGCCTCCAACAATTTTGTTCGGTAAGATCTACAATCGCGCCGCCAATAGCGAGGTGCTTAACCAAGGAGAGCTCACCGCCCAGATCCAGATCGAAGGTGGGACATCTGTGTCCATGGCCACCGATCTGTCCGACTATTCCAACGGAGAGTATTCCTATGTGCTGGAGATACCACATCAGGCTTTGAGTCTAGGCTTGGCTGACAATGCTCAATACCTGTCGCTTCACGCCTCTTCGAGCACGCTGACGCTCCAAGCGCTGGCAGTGGATGGCTACACTGCATCCGTGGTGACTCCAGCCCGGTCCACCATTGAATTGTCACAAGAAGATCGTGGTCGGGTGCTTCGCTTGGATTTAGAGGTTTCTTTGCCCGAACAAGATTTCGATGACGATGGTATTCCTGACTGGTGGGAGGATGTGCACGGCCTCGATAAACAGTTTGCCGGTGATGCGACTGGTGATGGTGATGACGACGGCTTGAATAATCTAGCTGAGTATCTTCGAGGAACCGATCCGAATCGTAGCGATTTAAAGCCTTCGATTCTTACCAGTGAACTCGTGGCTTATGCAAGTGGCACTTCAATCATGCTCCTGCAAAGCGCGGATGTTGATACGGAACCAGAGAACCTGACCTATCAGTTTACCTCGATGCCAGCATCGGGTATACTTGCTCGGTGGGATCCGACTAGTCGTATCTTGACTGCACTCGAGGCGGGCGCGCAGATGACTCAGGCTCAAATCAGTCAAGGCCAACTTCGTTTTAAGCTTGAAGACGCGGCTGAGAATCCTGTGGAACGCTTTTCGATCGCATTGAGTGATGGAAGCGCGGCCTATGCCGCAACCACTGCGGAGATTGCGATCTACATCACTGAGCCGGTTGATCCTGAGGCTAGTTTGAAGCCACTCGAATCGATCCGTGCGGATCTCTCAGCGGATGTCGCGGCTGGCGTGATGGCCCTCGATCTCGGACGTTCGACGACTGCTTCGAGTTTAGACCTGAGTGCTGAGACTGACTCGATCGTTCCTGAGGGCGAAGTAATCGGCGCGCCGTTTGCCTTCGTTCTTATTAGCGGCTCACCTGCGGCAGACCTCACCGGTAGTCCGTTGAGCGACTTTATTGTGGCGAGTCAGTCCGCTTCTGGTTCGTATTCGGGCGGAGCAGGTAGTGACACCTTTTATTTCCTTGCGGCGAAAGAACAGCAGACTGTAGAGGATTTCTCGATCGCTGAAGGTGATGTTCTGGATTTTTCCGGTCTACTAGTAGAGCCATCTAGTCAATTGTTTGATTACCTAACTGTCACGCTCGTCGGCGACGATACGCAGCTCAATGTATATGCAGGGGGAACCCAAGCTGGGCTGCCTGATTTGACTATCAATCTCCCGAACCAACATCTTGCGCAGAGCGATCTAGTTGAGCTTTATTACAATGGTCAATTAGCGTCTGGTGATGTGGCCCTCGACCCGCGCATTTCAATCGCAGCGGTTAAGAATGCTGAGGAGAAAAATGAATCCTCTGGTTCCTTCGTGTTAACCCGTGAAGGTGATTTGTCTTCCGAATTAACTACGAATATCACGCTATCTGGAACGGCATCAAACGGCAGTGACTTCCGCACGATTCTGCCCACTGTCATATTTGGCGCAAATGAGTCGGAAGCGACTCTCTCAGTCAGCCCATTTGCTGATGGCATTACTGAACCGACTGAAAAGCTGATTGTCACTCTGACACCGAACGCTGGCTACACACTTGGCGAAGCTTCGAGTGCGGAGATTGAAATCCGTGATCAATTACCAGAGCTGTATTTTGAAGTCTTGGCTTCTAAGGCCGTTGCAGATCCAATCCAACCCGGCTTGCTTTTGTTACACCGGACTTCATCGCTCGGCGCTTCACTGTTTGTTCCTTTAGAGATCACCGGCAGCGCGAGCAATGGTGTAGACTACACTTATGTGAGCCCGTTTATTGAATTCTCTCCTGGCGTATCCGTTAAGCCGATACAGTTTATTCCATCGGCGCATCTCGCGGCGCTTCCTGATAGTTTCGTGAAGACGATTCGCGTCGCCGTCAAAGAAGGTGCCACTTATGATGTGGTCGGAGACAGCGAGAAGCTGTATCTAATCAAGGAGCAAATGACCTTTGCCGAATGGACAATTTCGAGGCAGAGCGGTGAGGCTGTTGCGGCAGCATTTGTCGCATCTCCGAGTGCACCGACGGATGGGGATGCCACACTGCTCCATTACGCGCTTGCAGGTGATATGAATACTGAGCCGAAGTCTGAGGACTTGGCAGCCAATCTCACTCTGCTTGGCGATTACGTTGAGATAAGCTATCGCCGTAATCTGCTAGCTTCTGATGTTGTCGCTACTGTTGAGTATATGCTTCCCGGAGGCGACTGGGTGGATGCAGGTTCTAAGTTCGTGCTTTCTGACGAAGATGGCTCGGATCCTAGCGTCATGGTCTATCGCTCTTCTATGAAATATACTGAGCAAGACGTTATGCTCGTCCGAATCCGTGTTGATATCAATGAGTAA
- a CDS encoding peptidyl-prolyl cis-trans isomerase has product MSKIISKTGVRIVLCILTIGFSGCSQSPQSESAQDSTVQVYAVVGSRTITEADLEREYARKKLLGLPKLTEEETLEELIERAALVEYARDLGLADDPVVAHRMDSLLIHALRQQSQGRDPALEQVSEEAVTAAYRERLDDFTIPGATRLAVLFIEVSNKLSSSQQTEAEERLREAVSLFESQGLSGNQGFGRIASEYSDEQLSRYRGGDVGWIPDTMTNHRIPSAVLEAGRGLDVGVTSDVITLGDGCWIVMKTGARPATVRPLEAVNDLIRNELIARKQAERVNAHLADALSAVTIQRLTTRSDDS; this is encoded by the coding sequence ATGAGTAAAATTATCTCTAAGACGGGCGTGAGGATCGTCCTATGCATCTTGACCATCGGATTCTCAGGGTGCTCACAGTCACCACAATCGGAGTCTGCGCAAGATTCAACCGTGCAGGTTTATGCGGTTGTTGGTAGCCGAACGATTACCGAGGCCGATCTTGAACGTGAGTATGCGCGTAAAAAATTACTTGGGTTGCCCAAACTTACAGAAGAGGAAACCCTTGAGGAGTTGATCGAGCGTGCCGCACTGGTGGAGTATGCACGAGACTTGGGTCTCGCAGATGATCCAGTGGTGGCACATCGTATGGACAGCTTGCTAATTCATGCGTTGCGACAACAGTCGCAAGGCAGAGATCCTGCTCTAGAGCAAGTCAGCGAGGAAGCCGTGACTGCTGCATATCGCGAGCGTTTGGACGATTTTACGATTCCTGGAGCGACACGTCTGGCGGTTCTTTTTATCGAAGTGAGTAACAAGCTGTCGTCCTCCCAACAAACCGAGGCGGAGGAGCGGTTGCGCGAAGCAGTATCGCTCTTTGAGTCGCAAGGCTTATCCGGAAATCAAGGATTTGGCCGAATCGCCAGTGAATATTCTGACGAGCAATTGAGCCGCTATCGAGGGGGCGATGTGGGTTGGATTCCTGATACTATGACGAATCACCGTATCCCGAGTGCCGTCTTGGAGGCTGGTCGTGGGCTCGATGTGGGTGTCACCAGTGACGTGATTACTCTCGGGGATGGTTGCTGGATCGTTATGAAAACGGGGGCGCGTCCAGCGACAGTCCGCCCGCTTGAGGCGGTGAATGATTTAATCCGCAACGAACTAATTGCACGTAAGCAGGCGGAGAGAGTAAACGCTCACCTCGCCGATGCGCTGAGTGCAGTCACGATCCAACGTCTTACTACCCGCTCAGACGACAGTTAA